CCAGGCCTCGGGGACCTTGACGGTCTTGATGGTGCCGCCGGGGCACTCGCCGGGGTCGAGGTTCATCAGGCCCTGGGCGAAGCCGAAGCCCGTGAGGTCGTCGTACTCGACGCTGCCATCGTCGTAGGGGACGTGGATCTGGCCGAGCCGGGCGCTGTTGAGGACCTTGATCGGCTTGGTCTCGCCCTTGGGCTGGTAGGAGATGTTCTCCAGGACCAGCCCGGCCTTGCCGTCGTAGCGCCAGCACATCCGCCAGGTGGTGCCGCCGGTGAGCTTCTGCTCGATGCGGTAGTCGGCGCTGCACTCGGCGGCCGGGGCCGGGGCGGCCTTCGGCTGGGCGGAGGCGGACCCGGCGCCGGTGGTCGCGCCGGCGGCCAGCGCGGCCATGGACAGGCCCACGGCGGCGCCCTTGCGGGCGCGGCTCATTCTGTTCACGCGCATGAAGAAGTGACTCCCTTACAGGAGGTGCAAGTACGTGAGGTGCCGGTACGCGAGAGATCGGTACCGGCGTGCGAGTTGGAAAAGCGAACCGAATGCGGTCAGCGCATGTCGAGCTTGGCGACCTTGCGGGCGCTCAGGTCGATCACGAAGGAGCGGGCGTCGATCCAGGGCCCGTTCTTGACCTTCGGGAACAGCCGCACGCAGCGGTGTTCGCCGCACTTGTCGAGCACGGCGGGCTGGGCACCCGGGGTCGCCCGGTACACGGCGCCGTTGAGCAGCAGCTGCTCCGGGGAGGTGAGCTCCTTGTCGGTGGCGTCCTTGAAGTCCGCCTTCATGCCCGCGCCCAGCGGGTCGGCGATCAGGAGCTTCGCCGCCTCGGCGTACTCGTCACGGCTCAGGGGCGGCTGGACGCCGTGCTCCGTGGAGGTCTCCTCGACCTTCCCGGTGTCGAGGTTGACGATCCGGGTGACGAGCGCGTCGGCCTTGTAGTCGTAGAACGACACCTCGGCCCGGCGCGGTGCGTTCGCGTCGCCCAGTTCGTCGGCGTCGGGCTCGGCGATGTCGACGCCGAGTCGCTGCGGGCCACGGTCGCCCTCGACGTCCTCGCCGGCGCTGCGCATCTGCGGGCTCGCCGCGAGCTGTGCGGCCCGGTCCATCTCGTCGTCGGTCAGCGGGTCGTTGCCCGTGCCCTTGTCACCCTCGTCCGGGGCCTGCTCGACGACGCCCGGCGGCACCGCGCCGGCCCCCTGCCCCTGGGCGGCCTGCTGGGCCGACTGGCCGCCTCCGCTGTTCCCTCCCGTTTCGTCGGCCCCCGCCGTCCCCGGCAGGGTGATTCCGACCATC
The DNA window shown above is from Streptomyces chartreusis and carries:
- a CDS encoding Tat pathway signal sequence domain protein, encoding MRKIVHRHLGKVVAGAAIAVAGTAVMVGITLPGTAGADETGGNSGGGQSAQQAAQGQGAGAVPPGVVEQAPDEGDKGTGNDPLTDDEMDRAAQLAASPQMRSAGEDVEGDRGPQRLGVDIAEPDADELGDANAPRRAEVSFYDYKADALVTRIVNLDTGKVEETSTEHGVQPPLSRDEYAEAAKLLIADPLGAGMKADFKDATDKELTSPEQLLLNGAVYRATPGAQPAVLDKCGEHRCVRLFPKVKNGPWIDARSFVIDLSARKVAKLDMR